In one Silene latifolia isolate original U9 population chromosome 10, ASM4854445v1, whole genome shotgun sequence genomic region, the following are encoded:
- the LOC141605081 gene encoding sphingoid long-chain bases kinase 2, mitochondrial: MAAYGGATFTVIKMRFIPTTPTITTSQYSFPPSMAPDLSLSSSAAAANRRDLVFVVNPRGANGKTGKDWKKLLPFLRSRLPNDCNICESLTSGPSHATDITREAIREGASAVIAVGGDGTLHEVVNGFFWQGKPVSNHAEQPAHSTALGLIPLGTGSDFARTFGWKNDPYEAVERIVKGTRSRIDVGIITGEDREPHHFINVADIHLSAKAGYYASRYKTFGNLCYVIGALQAFMGHKNVDLRVKIDDGEWKKYSQVTALCIGNAKYFGGGMKITPNAEPSNGSFEVVILQDFRWYDFVLKLHKLYNGTHLSVKNVISQSVRSIEIEQLDGSNTVYIQSDGEHLGFLPRKLCILPGAIDMLT, translated from the exons ATGGCAGCATATGGAGGTGCCACATTTACAGTCATAAAGATGCGATTTATACCAACCACACCCACAATTACCACTTCTCAATACAGTTTTCCTCCTTCCATGGCTCCCGATTTATCTCTCTCCTCTTCCGCCGCCGCCGCCAACCGCCGTGATCTTGTTTTTGTCGTCAATCCTCGAG GAGCAAATGGAAAGACGGGAAAAGACTGGAAGAAGCTTTTGCCATTTTTACGCTCTCGCCTTCCTAATGATTGCAAC ATATGTGAGTCTCTTACATCTGGTCCCTCTCATGCCACTGATATAACAAGAGAG GCTATTAGGGAGGGTGCTAGTGCAGTAATTGCGGTTGGAGGTGATGGAACCCTTCATGAG GTTGTGAATGGCTTCTTTTGGCAAGGAAAACCTGTCTCTAACCATGCTGAACAGCCTGCTCATAGTACTGCACTTGGT CTTATTCCCCTTGGCACTGGTTCAGATTTTGCCAGGACTTTTGGCTG GAAAAATGACCCTTACGAGGCCGTGGAACGTATCGTTAAAG GAACGAGGTCACGCATTGATGTTGGCATCATAACTGGAGAGGATAGAGAACCTCATCATTTCATTAATGTTGCTGATATTCATTT GAGTGCAAAGGCAGGTTATTATGCTTCCAGATATAAAACTTTTGGGAACCTGTGTTATGTTATTGGAGCACTACAAGCTTTCATGGGGCACAAGAATGTCGATCTTAGAGTTAAG ATTGATGATGGTGAGTGGAAGAAATACTCTCAAGTGACGGCCCTTTGTATTGGAAATGCAAAATACTTTGGTGGTGGAATGAAGATTACCCCCAATGCCGAGCCCTCTAATGGAAGTTTTGAG GTTGTAATCCTTCAGGATTTCAGGTGGTATGACTTTGTCTTGAAGTTGCACAAACTTTATAACGGAACCCATCTGTCCGTAAAAAATGTAATCTCACAAAG TGTACGTTCCATCGAAATTGAGCAACTAGATGGCAGTAACACCGTATATATCCAGTCTGATGGAGAACATTTAGGTTTTCTTCCCCGAAAACTCTGCATTTTACCCGGTGCTATAGATATGCTGACATGA
- the LOC141605082 gene encoding uncharacterized protein LOC141605082 isoform X1, translated as MASYMLQAMATPLLSKQQIRQFTAPLRLRVKCKAKGDTSSNSSLKIQRKDRTERNNVVLKIAWYASELFGMATAVLQPSQTTTAPVVEYQELIGDASGRIERDVVVAAIIQDFQSSYIVTGNVTVEAYEEDCEFADPINSYKGLRRFKRNCTNLAPLVLKSNLKFTKWEDLADKGIAHWRFSFVLSLPWTPLLSATGCTEFHFDAESGKVCRHIEKRDVPITILFKQILMPRRYNYSEGESKLTVEVATEMAARAVTKCN; from the exons ATGGCGTCCTACATGCTACAGGCTATGGCAACTCCCCTCCTGAGCAAGCAGCAAATAAGGCAGTTCACTGCACCACTCCGTCTTCGTGTCAAATGTAAGGCCAAGGGTGATACGAGCAGCAATTCTTCGCTTAAGATACAGAGAAAAGACAGGACTGAACGCAACAATGTGGTGCTTAAGATAGCATGGTATGCTTCTGAACTATTCGGTATGGCTACTGCAGTTCTACAACCGTCCCAGACCACTACTGCCCCCGTTGTTGAATACCAGGAGCTTATTGGCGATGCCTCGGGAAGAATTGAACGTGATGTTGTTGTAGCTGCAATCATACAAGACTTTCAAAGTTCATATATTGTAACTG GAAATGTGACGGTAGAAGCATATGAAGAGGACTGTGAATTTGCAGATCCAATAAACTCCTACAAAGGGCTTCGACGATTCAAGAGGAACTGCACCAACTTGGCCCCCCTAGTTCTCAAATCAAACCTGAAATTCACCAAGTGGGAAGACTTGGCG GATAAGGGTATTGCACACTGGCGATTCAGCTTTGTATTGTCTTTACCTTGGACACCTCTACTCTCGG CTACCGGATGTACAGAGTTCCACTTTGATGCTGAGTCCGGTAAAGTTTGCCG GCACATAGAGAAACGGGACGTCCCCATAACGATCTTGTTCAAACAAATCTTGATGCCAAGGCGATATAATTATAGCGAGg GGGAGAGTAAGTTAACAGTTGAGGTAGCAACTGAGATGGCAGCAAGGGCTGTTACAAAATGCAACTAA
- the LOC141605082 gene encoding uncharacterized protein LOC141605082 isoform X2, with translation MASYMLQAMATPLLSKQQIRQFTAPLRLRVKCKAKGDTSSNSSLKIQRKDRTERNNVVLKIAWYASELFGMATAVLQPSQTTTAPVVEYQELIGDASGRIERDVVVAAIIQDFQSSYIVTGNVTVEAYEEDWEDLADKGIAHWRFSFVLSLPWTPLLSATGCTEFHFDAESGKVCRHIEKRDVPITILFKQILMPRRYNYSEGESKLTVEVATEMAARAVTKCN, from the exons ATGGCGTCCTACATGCTACAGGCTATGGCAACTCCCCTCCTGAGCAAGCAGCAAATAAGGCAGTTCACTGCACCACTCCGTCTTCGTGTCAAATGTAAGGCCAAGGGTGATACGAGCAGCAATTCTTCGCTTAAGATACAGAGAAAAGACAGGACTGAACGCAACAATGTGGTGCTTAAGATAGCATGGTATGCTTCTGAACTATTCGGTATGGCTACTGCAGTTCTACAACCGTCCCAGACCACTACTGCCCCCGTTGTTGAATACCAGGAGCTTATTGGCGATGCCTCGGGAAGAATTGAACGTGATGTTGTTGTAGCTGCAATCATACAAGACTTTCAAAGTTCATATATTGTAACTG GAAATGTGACGGTAGAAGCATATGAAGAGGAC TGGGAAGACTTGGCG GATAAGGGTATTGCACACTGGCGATTCAGCTTTGTATTGTCTTTACCTTGGACACCTCTACTCTCGG CTACCGGATGTACAGAGTTCCACTTTGATGCTGAGTCCGGTAAAGTTTGCCG GCACATAGAGAAACGGGACGTCCCCATAACGATCTTGTTCAAACAAATCTTGATGCCAAGGCGATATAATTATAGCGAGg GGGAGAGTAAGTTAACAGTTGAGGTAGCAACTGAGATGGCAGCAAGGGCTGTTACAAAATGCAACTAA
- the LOC141605082 gene encoding uncharacterized protein LOC141605082 isoform X3 has translation MASYMLQAMATPLLSKQQIRQFTAPLRLRVKCKAKGDTSSNSSLKIQRKDRTERNNVVLKIAWYASELFGMATAVLQPSQTTTAPVVEYQELIGDASGRIERDVVVAAIIQDFQSSYIVTGNVTVEAYEEDCEFADPINSYKGLRRFKRNCTNLAPLVLKSNLKFTKWEDLADKGIAHWRFSFVLSLPWTPLLSATGCTEFHFDAESGKVCRGE, from the exons ATGGCGTCCTACATGCTACAGGCTATGGCAACTCCCCTCCTGAGCAAGCAGCAAATAAGGCAGTTCACTGCACCACTCCGTCTTCGTGTCAAATGTAAGGCCAAGGGTGATACGAGCAGCAATTCTTCGCTTAAGATACAGAGAAAAGACAGGACTGAACGCAACAATGTGGTGCTTAAGATAGCATGGTATGCTTCTGAACTATTCGGTATGGCTACTGCAGTTCTACAACCGTCCCAGACCACTACTGCCCCCGTTGTTGAATACCAGGAGCTTATTGGCGATGCCTCGGGAAGAATTGAACGTGATGTTGTTGTAGCTGCAATCATACAAGACTTTCAAAGTTCATATATTGTAACTG GAAATGTGACGGTAGAAGCATATGAAGAGGACTGTGAATTTGCAGATCCAATAAACTCCTACAAAGGGCTTCGACGATTCAAGAGGAACTGCACCAACTTGGCCCCCCTAGTTCTCAAATCAAACCTGAAATTCACCAAGTGGGAAGACTTGGCG GATAAGGGTATTGCACACTGGCGATTCAGCTTTGTATTGTCTTTACCTTGGACACCTCTACTCTCGG CTACCGGATGTACAGAGTTCCACTTTGATGCTGAGTCCGGTAAAGTTTGCCG GGGAGAGTAA